A part of Geothrix oryzae genomic DNA contains:
- a CDS encoding flagellar export protein FliJ: MAARFHFRLEPLRKLREALEREAERGLARALQGEREVREHLEDLARQHRAIFESRRTASGQALDLELWRAGERFLVVLERRQLEGYERLREAVAQVAAARAALVLAHRNHLMLVRLKERRALLHAREQQLREILDMDELAVLRHHRQSA, from the coding sequence ATGGCCGCCCGGTTCCATTTCCGTCTCGAACCGCTGCGCAAGCTGCGGGAGGCCCTGGAACGCGAGGCCGAACGCGGCCTGGCCCGGGCCCTCCAGGGCGAGCGCGAGGTGCGCGAGCACCTCGAGGACCTGGCCCGGCAGCACCGCGCCATCTTCGAATCCCGCCGCACCGCCTCGGGGCAGGCCCTCGACCTGGAGCTGTGGCGGGCCGGAGAGCGCTTCCTGGTCGTGCTGGAGCGCCGCCAGCTCGAAGGCTACGAACGCCTTCGCGAAGCCGTGGCCCAGGTGGCCGCCGCCCGGGCGGCCCTGGTGCTGGCCCACCGCAACCACCTCATGCTGGTGCGCCTCAAGGAGCGCAGGGCCCTCCTGCATGCCCGGGAACAGCAGCTCCGCGAGATCCTCGACATGGACGAGCTGGCCGTCCTCCGCCACCACCGCCAGAGCGCCTAG
- a CDS encoding flagellar hook-length control protein FliK: protein MLPAGATAVLAVPERPLAERPEAREPEASDGQFAGLMAQFVQAPSQNPSPMSGQASGQAEQTETPVNESGQARPEPAGPEAPRREAAARAQAPQTQDTKPEAPTTPPTKATAASEKTEGTQDMAAPAAGTPAATAPVAPPPAALAPATVTPQPAPSGAATEVAKGPGTPAQVLAASTPAVLPGDPVLPVPTPSKGEAAPEVPAPASASTPQTPQATVPVASPAPAHNPNPLDPATPAAQAALPIADIQGPPAQDPGAKGAGTPAVLAVTPPPTPQAPVQSTMPDLKEANPTSKKTATPQPAAPPKAAVETAVPLVAPGPSAPPAPGLRTADLRQDRIKASDATSPAVSEAPTDPAVAAASPAAQPAEPPPLKPEAGFLLPETAMPRVATHAETSAMTAAGTPIAPSGRASVPAPVAPAAPPSAPPPAPAGPIAQIDGSLRWMLKGGAQEARLQLHPESLGQVTIHLRVEGGEVHARLWVTEPASVQAVQEGRPHLEQSLREQGLQLGSFDLQQGHRPFQEAPPPPTFRDRSPLAGLAARQEAPAALAPSILNPHHVELYA from the coding sequence ATGCTTCCAGCCGGTGCGACAGCAGTCCTTGCAGTCCCCGAACGCCCCCTGGCGGAGCGCCCGGAAGCCAGGGAACCCGAGGCTTCCGACGGCCAGTTTGCCGGGCTGATGGCCCAATTCGTCCAGGCGCCCTCCCAGAACCCGTCCCCCATGTCGGGCCAGGCTTCAGGCCAGGCAGAGCAGACGGAGACGCCCGTGAACGAGAGCGGCCAGGCGCGGCCTGAGCCTGCGGGACCCGAGGCGCCACGCCGCGAAGCCGCGGCTCGAGCCCAGGCCCCCCAAACCCAGGACACCAAACCCGAAGCCCCGACCACCCCTCCCACCAAGGCCACGGCCGCGAGTGAGAAGACCGAGGGTACCCAGGACATGGCTGCCCCCGCAGCGGGGACGCCCGCAGCAACCGCCCCGGTCGCGCCTCCCCCCGCGGCACTGGCTCCCGCCACTGTGACGCCCCAACCGGCCCCCTCCGGGGCGGCCACCGAGGTCGCCAAAGGTCCGGGAACGCCCGCTCAGGTGCTGGCGGCCTCCACCCCGGCCGTCCTCCCCGGGGACCCCGTTCTTCCCGTGCCCACCCCCTCGAAGGGTGAGGCGGCTCCGGAAGTCCCGGCCCCGGCCTCCGCCTCGACGCCACAGACGCCCCAGGCCACGGTACCCGTCGCTTCACCGGCCCCCGCCCACAACCCCAACCCGCTTGACCCGGCCACGCCTGCGGCCCAGGCCGCCCTGCCGATCGCGGACATTCAAGGCCCTCCAGCCCAGGACCCCGGCGCCAAGGGTGCCGGAACCCCGGCAGTCCTTGCCGTGACTCCACCCCCAACACCTCAGGCCCCGGTCCAATCGACCATGCCCGATCTCAAGGAGGCCAACCCGACCTCCAAGAAGACCGCCACCCCCCAACCCGCCGCCCCTCCGAAGGCAGCCGTTGAAACGGCGGTTCCCCTGGTGGCGCCTGGACCCAGCGCCCCGCCCGCGCCGGGACTGCGCACCGCAGATCTGCGCCAGGACCGGATCAAGGCTTCAGACGCCACAAGCCCTGCCGTCTCCGAGGCCCCCACCGACCCTGCCGTCGCCGCGGCATCTCCAGCCGCTCAGCCCGCGGAGCCCCCGCCCCTGAAACCGGAAGCGGGCTTCCTGCTGCCCGAAACGGCGATGCCGCGGGTGGCGACGCATGCAGAGACCTCGGCCATGACTGCCGCCGGAACTCCGATCGCACCGTCAGGCCGGGCCTCGGTGCCAGCCCCAGTCGCTCCGGCCGCCCCCCCCAGCGCCCCTCCGCCGGCCCCCGCCGGCCCCATCGCCCAGATCGACGGGAGCCTCCGCTGGATGCTCAAGGGCGGGGCCCAGGAAGCCCGCCTCCAACTGCACCCGGAGTCCCTGGGTCAGGTGACCATCCATCTCCGCGTCGAAGGCGGCGAGGTCCATGCCCGTCTGTGGGTCACCGAACCCGCCTCGGTCCAGGCCGTCCAGGAAGGCCGTCCGCACCTGGAGCAGTCCCTCCGGGAGCAGGGCCTTCAGCTGGGCAGTTTCGATCTCCAGCAGGGCCATCGCCCCTTCCAGGAGGCGCCCCCGCCGCCGACCTTCCGGGATCGCTCCCCGCTCGCGGGGCTGGCAGCCCGGCAAGAAGCACCCGCAGCCCTGGCTCCGTCCATCCTGAACCCGCACCATGTCGAGCTCTACGCCTGA